A section of the Pseudomonas fluorescens genome encodes:
- a CDS encoding cyclic peptide export ABC transporter gives MTAAPRSAIRELLSLLKPYRPIVISSITLGIIGGLSVTALLATVNRGLHSADGMGTGVVLAFAGLCLLALLSSIGADIGTNFVGQKVIAKLRKDLGAKVLAAPIEQIERYRTHRLIPVLTHDVDTISDFAFAFAPLAISTTVILGCLGYLAVLSWPIFLMTLLAIGIGSAVQFIAQSKGIKGFYAARDAEDNLQKHYSAIAEGAKELRIHRPRRHAMHTRNIQGTADHICDTHIRSINIFVVAKSLGSMLFFVVIGLALTLQQFWPSSDPAVMSGFVLVLLYMKGPLENLIGNLPIISRAQIAFRRIADLSERFSSPEPHLLLDDADKSVPVMKHLELRNVQYAFPPVEGSEPFKLGPVNLSIEPGEILFIVGENGCGKTTLIKLLLGLYTPQQGEIRLNGLPVDALGLDDYRQMFTTIFADYFLFDDLVQNDKALPDDATQYLERLEIAHKVSVRDGAFTTTDLSTGQRKRLALVNAWLDERPVLVFDEWAADQDPTFRRIFYTELLPDLKRLGKTIIVISHDDRYFDVADQLVRMQAGRVISEKACA, from the coding sequence ATGACCGCAGCACCGCGCAGCGCCATTCGCGAACTCTTGAGCCTGCTCAAGCCCTATCGGCCGATTGTCATTTCTTCCATCACCCTGGGCATCATCGGCGGCCTCAGCGTCACCGCGCTGCTGGCCACAGTCAACCGCGGCCTGCACAGCGCCGACGGCATGGGCACCGGCGTGGTCCTGGCCTTCGCCGGGCTGTGCCTTTTGGCCTTGCTCAGCAGCATCGGCGCCGATATCGGCACCAACTTCGTCGGGCAGAAAGTGATTGCCAAACTGCGCAAGGACCTGGGTGCCAAGGTGCTCGCCGCGCCCATCGAACAGATCGAGCGCTACCGCACCCACCGCCTGATCCCGGTGCTGACCCATGACGTGGACACCATCAGCGACTTCGCCTTCGCCTTTGCGCCGCTGGCGATTTCGACCACGGTGATCCTTGGCTGCCTGGGCTACCTGGCAGTGCTGTCCTGGCCGATCTTCCTGATGACCCTGCTGGCCATCGGGATTGGTTCGGCAGTGCAGTTCATCGCCCAAAGCAAGGGTATCAAAGGCTTCTACGCCGCCCGCGACGCCGAAGACAACCTGCAAAAACACTACTCGGCGATCGCCGAGGGCGCCAAGGAACTGCGCATCCACCGCCCGCGCCGGCATGCCATGCACACCCGCAACATCCAGGGCACCGCCGACCATATCTGCGACACCCATATCCGCTCGATCAATATTTTCGTGGTCGCCAAGAGCCTGGGCTCGATGCTGTTTTTCGTGGTGATCGGCCTGGCCCTGACCCTGCAACAATTCTGGCCCAGCTCGGATCCGGCGGTGATGAGCGGCTTTGTCCTGGTGCTGCTGTACATGAAAGGCCCGCTGGAAAACCTGATCGGCAACCTGCCGATCATCAGCCGCGCACAGATCGCCTTCCGCCGCATTGCCGACCTGTCGGAGCGTTTCTCCTCGCCGGAGCCGCACCTGCTGCTCGATGACGCCGACAAAAGCGTGCCAGTGATGAAGCACCTGGAACTGCGCAACGTGCAGTACGCCTTCCCGCCCGTGGAAGGCAGCGAACCGTTCAAGCTGGGGCCGGTCAACCTGAGCATCGAGCCTGGGGAAATCCTGTTTATCGTCGGCGAAAACGGCTGCGGCAAGACCACCCTGATCAAGCTGCTGCTGGGCCTGTACACCCCGCAACAAGGCGAAATCCGCCTCAACGGCCTGCCCGTGGACGCCCTGGGCCTGGATGACTACCGCCAGATGTTCACCACGATCTTTGCCGACTACTTCCTGTTCGACGACCTGGTGCAGAACGACAAGGCCCTGCCCGACGACGCCACCCAATACCTGGAGCGCCTGGAGATCGCCCACAAGGTCAGTGTGCGCGACGGCGCGTTCACCACCACCGACCTGTCCACCGGGCAACGCAAGCGCCTGGCCCTGGTCAACGCCTGGCTCGATGAGCGCCCGGTGCTGGTGTTTGACGAGTGGGCCGCCGACCAGGACCCGACCTTCCGGCGAATTTTCTACACCGAACTGCTGCCAGACCTCAAACGCCTGGGCAAGACCATCATCGTCATCTCCCACGACGACCGTTACTTCGACGTCGCCGACCAACTGGTACGCATGCAGGCCGGCCGCGTCATCAGCGAAAAAGCCTGCGCCTGA